A stretch of the Halomonas sp. BDJS001 genome encodes the following:
- a CDS encoding TRAP transporter small permease translates to MEDAVAPDKGLDRIAFYTLRGVTRLCDGVGVALMAAILLLIVAAVIARDLLGLGMPWTEEVASMLAIYAIGFGSLSAWVRSEHLVVDLFSHKLSGLGKNIQYRLTALISCGFLLLAAWGSWIMSDMSANNKTVSLSISFSYLYYGVFFSFAGMALMALWQCLRGPVAWLDASHQEGRTEEIAQP, encoded by the coding sequence GTGGAAGACGCGGTAGCGCCCGATAAGGGTCTGGATCGAATTGCTTTCTATACGCTGCGCGGCGTTACTCGTCTTTGTGACGGGGTGGGCGTGGCGCTTATGGCGGCTATTCTGCTGTTGATCGTGGCGGCCGTGATTGCCCGTGACCTGCTGGGACTAGGTATGCCCTGGACCGAAGAAGTGGCGTCAATGCTGGCGATTTACGCGATTGGTTTTGGCTCATTATCGGCGTGGGTGCGTAGCGAGCACCTGGTGGTAGATCTGTTTAGCCACAAGCTCTCAGGGCTGGGTAAAAATATCCAATATCGGCTCACTGCGCTGATTTCCTGCGGTTTTCTTCTGCTCGCTGCCTGGGGCTCGTGGATCATGTCGGATATGAGTGCCAACAATAAAACCGTCTCGTTAAGTATCAGCTTTAGCTACCTCTACTACGGTGTTTTCTTCAGCTTTGCGGGCATGGCGCTGATGGCACTGTGGCAATGCTTGCGTGGCCCAGTAGCGTGGTTGGACGCTTCCCATCAAGAGGGGCGTACCGAGGAGATAGCTCAGCCATGA